GGCATTTGGGGAGAAATATCAATCTCTATTTAACAGCACTTTGGcttattaaaatggaaatagCTTTGCAAATGGAAATCTCCGTATGCTCCCTAATGCCTTTTGTTTCGTTTTTGCATTTCATTGAAACCGGAGAAGGGGAGCAGCCTAATTGGTTCCTTTTTGATTTCCGATGGCTCCGGGGTCAGTCTTGCCCCGGACGCACCGCCGCTGCGCTGTGCCTGCCCCCGAAGCCTCTCCCTGATGAAGTGCTTTGTGATGCTTAATGAAAACAGCGTTAGGCATCCTAGGCCAAAGTGTTCCTAGGCCAAGACGCTCCTCGGCAGAACCAGCTCTGTGTCTGGTGCCTGCATCAGCCAACAGCTGCGGTCTGGCTTTGGCTGGGGCCGTCCCGCCGCTCTGTGAAGTTCGGGGCGGCTTTGCTCCGTTCGCGGGGATGCTGCATTGCTGGAGACGGTCTGTCCTCTGCCGAGACCGTTTCCTGCTGGACGGCGGCGTCAGTGGTTTGGAAGACGTTCGCCGTTTCCCTCGCAGCAGGATCGCTGCCTCTCAGATACTTAGAGAGCCGGGCGGGAGGAAGCAGGAGGCGGAGGCTGTGCCCCGCAGCCGAGGGATGCTCCCCGTGGCCAGGGGATGCTCCCCAGGGCCGAGGGATGCTCCCCGCAGCCAAGGGatgctccccggggccgggggatGCTCCCTGCAGCCGAGGGATGCTCCCCGTGGCCAGGGGATGCTCCCCAGGGCCGAGGGATGCTCCCCACAGCCAAGGGatgctccccggggccgggggatGCTCCCTGCAGCCGAGGGAtgctccccagggctgggggatGCTCCCCGTGGCCGGCGGCGAGGAGAGCCCAAGGGCTGGGCCGGGCTGCTGTGAGCACGTGTCTCTCGGCCGCGGCCCAGCACCTCCGTGCCGTGGGAGCTCCCCTCCGCTTCCCGCACGGAGCCGGCCCCGGGCGCGCTGGGACTGTGGTCCGGGCAGCCCCAGGGGGACGAGCCCGGAGCTGCTTAGCAGAGGGCTTCTGCTTCCCTTCCTGTCCCTCTTCTCCTGTCTTTTTTTGTCAGATGAGCTCAGCCGGGAGGAGCGTGGGTCGgttcccaggagctgccctggggCCGGGCCAGGGCTCCGCGAGGCAGCTCGGGGTCGAGGGCTGCCCGGCGCCGTGGTggggcgggagcaggagccgGCCCGAGCCCCCGGCCGGCGTGGGTGCGGGGTCTtcgcccgcgccgccggggaggggagggcgcggggcccGCCGGGGCATCAGGACAGgcagcagggccaagcgggcagcTGGGATTTACCCTGGCAGCGGGGTCCCCCATCGCTCCCGTGATGCAAAATCGGGGCGAGCATGAGAAAACCAGCGGTTGAACAGCCCGTGTGACGAGAGCGTCGCGGGGGACGGCTCGCAGACGGGGCGGTGGGAACGGGCAGGGACCCGCTCTGCTCGGGCCCGCTGGCTTCACCTGCCAACCCAACGGCAGGAGTTTCCTGGGTGAAAACGCTAAGAAAAAGTCAAGAAGAATTAACCAAAGCATGACTGCAAAGTGCTTTAGCTAAAGCGCATTAAAGCTAATTAAGCTGAATTAGCCAAGGCCATTTTGTTTCCTGATGGGCCTCCAGGCCGAGGGATTAGCTGCCTGAAACTAATTCCCACCTTCGGGTAATGCCGCTTAGCGTCCAGGGTGCCGGTGGAGATCGCGCCTTCAGCCGGCACCGTGGGTGCCGCGAGGATGCCGAGGCGGCCGGAGGATGCTGCCTTCGCTTCTCCCTCTGGCACCCGTGTCCACGCTCACCCTTGTGCTGTCTGCAGCACAGCTGAGTTTAATACGAACTGTCTGCTTGCTTCCTTCCATGGACCAGCTGCGTTGGCGAGGTCAACGCGAGCCTGGAAACACGGTCTGAGTAATTAATGTCTTCTCCAAAGCTGGAAGAGCAAGCTCAGAAATCCGAGTTTGTGCATGGCACAGAACCAGGCTTTCCTGCCTGGCTTTGGAAAGCCGTGCTCTGCAGCGGGACAGCACTTCAAGTCAGCAGAACATTTCCCAGAAACTGCTCTCATGATTAATTTTGAGTTAATCACATTCAGCAACGAGCCTGAACTGAAACACCCGCTCTGTCTTCAGATGTTGGTCCTTCCTCCCGTCCCCCTGCGACCGCCGCGTTCCTCGGGGAGCTGCGAGTGCGGCACGTCGCGGCGGCCACCTCCGCTTAACCCTTTGCAGCCGCTGCTCCCCCTCCCACGTCACGAGCTCTCCGAGGGGGGGGCAGCGTTTGGAGCTAATCTTTGAACCTCCTTAAATCACAGCCAAACCTCGCGGGCGCCGGCGAGCTCTCCGCAGCGCCGGGCGGCATCCGTgcgggcgccccggccgcggtcTCCCTCCCAGCGCCGCTCTCCTCCCTCCGCAGGACGCCCGGTCCCTGGACGCGGCGGTGCAGAGCGCCCTGCGCGCCCTGTACCCGCCCTTCGAGGCCACGGCGCCCACGGTGCTCGGCCAGGTCTTCCGCCTCCTGGAGACCAGCTACCGGGGTGACGGGCTCTGCTGCCTCCTCGAGTTCCTCATCCCGGCCAAGCGCCTCTTCGAGCACGTGCGGCAGGCGGCCTGCGTAAGCTCCCCCGCGCCCGCGCTTGCGCCCCGCTCCTGGGCCGGGGAGGTTTTGCCCTAAAGCGCGGCATTTTGCCCTAAAGCGCGGCATTTTGCCCCAAAGCGGGACGTTCTGCCCCAAAGCGGATGTTCTGCGTGGCTGCGCCCcggtgccgggccgcggggctccttcccggcccccggccccggccgctcgcTCACGCGGTGTCCCCCCTCCCGGCCAGGCCCCCTACTTCAACTGCGTCTTCCTCCACGAAGGCTGGCCCCTGTGCCTGCGCGAGAAGGTCGTGGTCCACCTGGCGCCGCTGAACCCCCTCCTGCTGCGCTCGGGGGACTTCTACCTGCAGGCCGAGCCCTGCGGGGAGCGGGCGGCTCGCCTCACCGTCAAGCACCTCTCCCGCGACCTGCGCACCGTGCGCGAGACGCCCGTCCCCGAGGCCACCTACGCGCTGCTCTTCACCAACGAGTGGCTGGAGGAGATCAACTGCGAGCACGACGGCGCCCCGCTGCACTCCTGCCTGGTGGCCACTGAGGACGGCATCGCCCCGCTGCCCTGGAGCCGGATCGCCACGCCGGAGTTCGTCGACAAGCCCGACGCGGGGCCCGGCTGCGCGCGAGCGGGAGCGTCGTCTCCCACGGGAGTATCACCTCCCGTGGAAGCATCGTCTCCCGTGGAAGCATCATCTCCCGTGGAAGCATCGTCTCCCGCAGGAGCATCCTCTCCCACGGGAGCCCCGAGCTGCGGCGCTCCCgaggcggccgcggagccggcacCGCCGGATGCCCCCGGGCCCCTCTGCACGGCCGACGCACCGGGGCTCTACAGCAACATCGCGGGCCCCGTCCCGGGCTGCAAAGATGCCCCTCAGAAGTCCGGCCCGGGAAAATACCCGGGACTCATCAAAGTGGACCAGCTGGGGCCGTGGAAGAAGCCGGCCGCGCTGGCCGTGCCCAGCCTGCGCGAGATCGTCAGCCGGAACCTGGAGGGGGAGTACGTGGACCTGCTGGAGCCGTCCCGGGAGCAGCGGGGGCTGCTGGCCCGGGCCCTGCCGGCCACTCGCCAAGCAGGCACCGAggccgggctgccgcggcccgccggggcgccgggggcggagGGCTGGCCCTGCggcccggggccgggctcggggggCCCCTGCGCGCCCTGCCTGGGCAGGGGGCTGGGCGGGGAGCCCGGGTGCCACGGCCCCCGGTGCCGCTACCGCGACTCCTACCTGGCCGCCCTGCAGAACCCCGTGAGCTTCGGCCCCGGGCTCATGGCAGCCATCCTGGAGGAGCCCGACGGCCCCGGCcacgcgccggccccggccgccggcaaGAGCCCGGCGCAGCGGTGGAGGcgggccggccccggcggcagccccgcgccgctgccccgctgcccgcACGCGAGGGCGGAGGATGCCGGCAAGCAGGGCGGCCTCAGGCTGCTCAAGTCCCCGGCGCGCTCGGAGGCGGCGGGCTCCGGCCACAGGTTCTCCTTCCTGAAGGGCCAGCGGCACGGCGCATCGCCCGGGGACGGCGCCGCCGGGGACCGAGCCGCCGGCCACCACGAGGGGCCCTGGAAGAAGATGTCGGCGATTTACTCCCCCAGGATGAGCAGAGCTAAACCCGCTGGGAAAGGTAATGGTGCCGTGCGCTGGGGCCGGGGCACTGCTTTGCAGGCTCTGCAAACGCCCgtttttttgcatttctctgcccttttccacTTTGCTGGCTCATCTCTGTCCCATCTTCTTGTGGCAGGTCCGGAtccggcggccggcggccccaCGGAGGACAGGTCCCTGCAGGAGCCTCGGCGAGCCGAgccgggcgccgcgcggccgccggccTGGCAGGAGCTGCACGCCGGGCTGCTGCTCTCGGGCATCGTGTGCCTGCCAGGTACCGCGGCGCCCACCGACATCTGCGGGGGCCTTGGGGAGAAAAACACCCTTCTGCTTGAGACTGTGCCCTGGAAGGAAGTGTCCAGGGCTTTGCTGGAATCCAGAAAGGCCCCAAGTGGGAAGTTTTCATCAATTGGGCAAAAAAATTGATTGGAAAAAAAAGGGCAGCCTGCTCCGAGCAGCTGCCGCGGCTTCTGCGCTCCGCCGCGAGGAGCCTCCTACACCATTCCTCAGCACTGAAGCTTTCCAGCTTCGAGCTGCCAAATACTAAACATTTGGTTGCTTTCTCTTCCCGAGAGCTGAGAACTGTGAGAAAACCATCTTTTTTCCAGGCAGACCGtccccagcagcctgccctggcgTTCCCGGGGCGCGAGCCCCCGCGGGCTGCTCTCGCCCCCGCACCGAGGGGCCGGAaagcggcgggcgccgcgctcaCGCCGGCCGCAGCTGCCGCGGAGCAGGGCTTGCAGAGCTCCCGGTCGTGCAGCCGTCGGCTGCCCCGGCGGGAGCCGGTGCCGGTCAGCGGCGTCTCCTTCCTCCGCAGGCAGCACCGACAAGCTGGGCCGGGCCCTCCTCCAGGTGACCACCAGCGGCAGCGCCTGGGAGGCCGCGTGGTGCTCCGCCGGCGAGCTGGCACGGCTCGTCCTCTacctctgctccctccccaggtagggccgggggctgctgggggtcCCCAGCACCGCTGCTGCCCGGCTCGGGGGCCTGGGCAGCACGGGATGCCTGGCGCAGGATGCCCGGCGCGGGATGCTCAGTGCGGGATGCTCAGTGCGGGATGCCCGGCATGGGATGCTCAGCGCGGGATGCCCAGTGTCCCGTGCACCCCCGCTGGGGCACATCCCGGCTCAGCACATCCCGCACGCTCCAGCCGGGCACCCTCGGCACGCTCGGGTTTGGGCAGCCCCCTCCTTGGGGGCGAGGCCCCGGCGCGGTGCCTCCGTCAAGGCTCAGGGTACCGGATGGTCGGCATCGCCTCCGGCTTCGGTTCCCGCGAGGCATCGCCGTCCTGCTCTGCCGCTGCTGCTCCGGGAGGCAGACGGGCGCTGCCGGGCGGGAGCGGGCTCGCGTGCCGCCGGCCGTCCTCGGCACCGCGTTTTCTTCCCCCCGCCAGGAAGGAGGCGAAGGACGGCGGGCTGACGGTTCTCGTGGACGCCAGGAAGCAGCCTCCCTCGCCCGTGCTGTACGCGGCGCTGGGCTCCGTGCAGGTGCGGCCGGCGCCGGGGAGCCCCAGGGGCTCGCGGCCACCCCCCACGGCCGCCGCGCTGGGGACGGTCCGTGATGCTCCCCGGGCTCAGGGCCGCGGCGGCACGCCGTCCCGGGCAGGGCACAAAGCCGGGCGCAAGCCCTCGTCCTTTGCAGCGAGCTCGCGGCagtgccggcggcggggggggtgcaAAGGGCCAGGTTCGCCGCGGtgacccccccttccccccccgcagAGCGCGGCGCCCGGCTCCATCcacgcgctgctgctgctggccgagaaggagccgcccgcgccccgcgagAGGCTGCCCGGCGTGCAGGtgaggggcgcggggccggctcgCTCGGGGGGGCCGGCTCgctcggggggggccgcggccgcagACCGTCCCGCGAGGCCTCCGCCGCTGCCGCAGGTGGAGACCCTGCCGTCGCTGAGGGCGCTGGGCCGCTACGTCGACAGCTCCCAGGTGACGCCGGACCTGGACGGCACCTTCCCCTACCGCCACAGCGAGTGGGTGCAATTCTTCCAGGTGTCTGTGCCCGCGGCCCGCAGCCatgccccggcccggggcggcgccgACGGCATCGCCCCCCAGCCCCgtgcgcccccccggcgcccgccggccccctgACCCCGGCTCTCCCCGCAGAAGCTGCACCCCTTCACCGCCGGCCTGCGGCAGGCGTCGGCGCTGCTGCGGAGCTGCATCCAGGAGCTGCGCGGAGCCgagagccccgcggggccgcaggTAACGGGAGGGGGCACCCCGGGCTGTGCCACCCCCTCCTCGGCCGGGACGGGCGGGCATGCAACGCGCCCCAGCCCAGTGCCCGCTCCCGAGCCCCCTGCGCTGCTCCCGGGCAGAGCCGAGCGCAGTCCTGGCAGCTCGCGGGGAGCAGGATGCTCGCAGGGAGTGGGATGCTCGCGGGAAGCAGGATGCTCGCAGGGAGTGGGATGCTCGCAGGGAGTGGGATGCTCATGGGGAGCAGGATGCTTGCAGGAAGTGGGATGCTCTCGGGGGGCGGGATGCTCGCGGGGAGTGGGATGCTCCCGCGCCCAAGGATGCTCTCGCGCCCCTGCACCCGCGGCCGGCCTCCCTCCGGCTCGCTCCCGGCTCCTGCCCTTCGGAGCTGCCGGCCTCACCCCGGGGCTGCTCTCCGTGGcggtggccgtggggctgccccagagcCCCCGCGCCGTGCAACACGCGGCACCGCTTCGGCCCCTTTCTCCAAAGCCGGGGAGGGGtcgctcccgggggggggggtgctccggggctgccggagcgggGGGTGAGGCGGCGCTGTCCCCCGCAGGAGGTGGCTGCCCGCGTCGCCCGGCCCCAGGAGCTGATGCGGAGGGTGCTCAGCGACCCGCAGCTCCTCGGCCTGCAGCGCGACGGCGGTGCCCTGCTGGCCCGGCTGCGCAGGGAGGCCGCCCGCCTCGGCGCCTCGCCCCACGTCAGGTAGcgccggggggggacggggaccgcgtgcccccgccgccgtcccccgcgGCCCCCAAAGCCTCCCCGTGCCCCCGGGGCTCGCCTGCCCCGCGGCTGGCAGCTGCAGCGGGAGCGTTCCCCACCGCCGTGGCCGGGAAGGGGCAGCGCCCGCGGGAGGGtctcccgctccccccggcctCGGGCTGCGCAGCCGGGCTGCGTCGAGCCCGCCGGGGCTCTCTCGGCGAAGCCACTAGATGGGGCCAGGCCCTGGCGATGCTGCGCACGGCCGGCGACGCCGCGGGCGTCCCGCGATGCTGCACATGTCCGGCAACGCCGTGCGTGTCCGCAGTGCTGCCCACGCACGGCCGGCGGTGCTGCACGTGTCCTGCAACGCTACACGTGTCCTGCAATGCTGCACACGGGCAATGCTGAATGTGTCCCACGGTGCTGCTCATGTCCTGCAGTGCTGCCTGCATCCTGCAATGCTGCACATGTCCCACGGTGCTGCACGTGTCCTGCAATGCTGCACGTGTCCGGCAACACTGCACACGGGCAACGCTGCATGCGTCCCACGGTGCTGCTCATGTcctgcagtgctgcctgcagcctgcaatGCTGCACATGTCCCACGGTGCTGCACGTGTCCTGCAACACTGCACACAGGCAATGCTGCATGTGTCCCACGGTGCTGCACGTGTCCTGCAACGCTGCATGTGTCCTGCAATGCTGCACACGGGCAATGTTGCATGTgtcctgcaacactgcatgtgtCCCGTGGTGCTGCACGTGTcctgcagtgctgcctgcagcctgcaatGCTGCACATGTCCCACGGTGCTGCACGTGTCGTGCAATGCTGCACATGTCCGGCAACACTGCACACGGGCAACGCTGCATGTGTCCCACGGTGCTGCACGTGTCCTGCAGTGCTGCCTGCATCCTGCAATGCTGCACATGTCCCACGGTGCTGCACGTGTCGTGCAATGCTGCACGTGTCCTGCAACGCTGCACACGGGCAACGCTGCATGCGTCCCACggtgctgcctgcagcctgcaatGCTGCACGTGTCCGGTGATGCTGCACGTGTCCCACGCTGTCACGCACACCTGGCACTGCCGCCCAGCCCCGGCGATGCACGGCAGCAGCAATAACCCCTCTGCTCCCTCGCTCAGCTGGGCCAGGCCGTGCTGCGGGCAAATGCTCCCTGTCCTGCGCTCCCTCACTTCCAGCTCGCGTGGTGGCACGGGGACGCTTGCAGCACCCGCAGCGCCCTGCCTGTGCCCCTGCGCAGTGCCAGCCGCGCTGCACACGTCGGCGGTGGCATCCTCCCCGTCCCACAGCCCTGCGCGCCGGCACGGGGGCCCGGCCTCCCGCGGGGTCGGTGACGGCGTCTCCCGCCAGGACCAGCCTGGAGGCGGCCGAGGGGCTCTacgagcagctggaggaggacgTGCACGGCCTGGTGTCCCAGTCCAACCGCTGCCTGGAGCGCCTGGAGCTCCTGCGCAGGACCCGGCAGCTGGAGGCCGAGTTCGGCGAGGTGAGCGGGCTGCCCAGTCGCTCCAGCCCTTGCTCAACATGCGGCGAATGAAAGTTGTCCAGCCTCGGGAACACGGCAAAAGAAACCTGCCCGTTTCCTAGGTTTTTTATGATAAAGGAAACGCAGAGAATAACAGGATTGCCGGGAGCCTTGATTTTAATTGTGAGGCTACTGCGTGCAATCAAGTCAGAGATCGAGATaaggcaggggaaggaaggggagttCCCGAGGAGGCCGCGGCCGTGAACGGCGGCTCCGGTGCGAGGCCGTGCCGCGGGTGACCCGCTCGCTCCCACGCCACGGGGTGACCCGCGCTCCCTCTGCCGCAGCTCGGGCGCTGGCTGGACGGCGAGGCGGCGGCTCGCCTGCAGGACATGGGCGCCCGGGAGTGCGGCCCCGACGGCTTCGAGGAGACCTTCGGGCACTTCGAGGAATTCCTCGCTCAGGCAACAGTAGGTTTGGAGGCGGCTTTTCCGTAACCTTTGCCCGTAGGTGGCCCTGCCACCGGAGCCGTTACGTGGCTCAGGCTCTCTGCCAGGCGttcaggagaaagaggaaaatgcaAAATTAGAAGTGGTCAGATGTCGTTGCAAGTCTTGATGCAATCGGCCCAAATTCCCCGGATCTGGCTTGGGACAAGGCGTCCGCGTGACACTGGTTTCCTCCAAGCTGGCTGGGTCAAACTGCAGCTTTCGTGGCTGGTTGTCCAGGGGCTTCACCAGGTTTGGGGCAGCCCCGCTCCTACGCGGGAGGCAGTTTCGCTCCTCACCGATGCGGTTCGGGCTGAGGCTGCCGTTCCCCAGCGCTCCCGAGCTCCAGCCTCCGCAGaccccagctccctcctcctgcGGGGAGGCGCTGCTGAGCCCAGGAGGCCATCGGGCAATAACGTGGTGGCAAAGATTTTCTTCTGTACCCCTAAATGTGAATTTAGTTACGTGCACTGCACTGAGGAGGAAACGAGGCAAATCCTTTTGGGGCAGAATAACCGGTTCTGTGCGAGGAGCAGAGCCCGGGCAGAGCAGAGATGGAGGAGCCTCGTTCTCCTGCTTCTCCTCGTGGAGATGTTTTGCTGCCCGAACCGAGAACGCAGCTTCGCTGTTGCCGGTGAATGCTGAGCCCTGCGGAGAGCCTGACCCGTAACGAACGGGTCCACGAGGAAGCGGGTCGGAGCCTGCTCGCGTTTCCAGCTGATGTTTCCTTCCCCTGTGCCCGCAGGCGCGGTACCACCGCGGGCTGGCTCTGTGTCAGGAGGCGGCCGAGGTCCAAGACTCGGCTTTCCCGGAGGCAGAGCCCTTCCAGGCGGCCGCGGCCCTTTTCCGGACCAAGCTGGCGAGCTTCcacgcggcggcggagcggcggcgggctgAGCTGGCAGCGCTGCAGGAGCTCCGCGGCTTCTCCAGCAAGGTGGGCGCACGGCCGCTGCTGCGCCGGGCACCGGGCGAGCTGCAAGCAGAGCCAACCAAGGCACGGGGCGAGCCGCGAGCAGAGCCAAACCCCAGCTCTGGCCGTGTTTTCCAGGTCGCCTGGCTCCGCCTGGCCGGCACGGGCTGCTCGGCGCGCGGGCAGAGCCAGCCGGGGAACCTGGAGGCGCTGCGGGGCCTCGAGAGCTCCTTGCAGAGGCTCTCAGTGGACTTCTCgctggagaagctgcaggagaTGCAGGCCCACGTGCGCGCCATGCGGAGCAGCGGCGGGCCGGCGGCGTGGGCCGCGGCGCGGCAGCGGTACCGGGAGGCCAGGCAGGTCCTCGAGGAGATGCTGGCGGAGCTGCGGCAGGCCTGGGGCGCGGACACCCCCGGCGAGGCGGCCCCGGCACCGGGCACAGCGCGGGAGCCTccggccggcagcgccgccggctccccgcgggaATCGCGGGAATCGCAGGAAGGCGaagccgcccgccgcagccgcacGCCCGCCGGCGGCTCTCTCCCAAAACCCGACCGCGGAGCCTCTCCAGCTCCCGGAGGGAGCCTCTCCCGGCCCGTTCGGGGGTgtccccgcgctccccccgcccagACGCGCTGCGCCGACCGGCCGCGTCCCACCGCCCCCGGCGAGCCCCCGGCAGAAGCCGCCCAGTACTTCCAGGTTTCCAGCCGGAGCAGCCTCTCCTCGGACGACTCGGACTCGCCCGCCTCCGCGGAggaggcccccgcgccgccctgccCCTCCGCCAAGCCCCCGCGCGTCCTCTACCTGGAGAAGCACCGTGCCGatggcccggccgcggcgggcgccgagtGAACCGGACCCCGGCACGGACGCGCTGCTGACCCGCCGGGACCACTGCCCGGCACTTGGATTATTTCTGTACCCGACGCTCGCCCCGCTGGGAGATGGCAGTAACCCCATTTCCCAGCCCCGGGAGGCCGAGTGAGTTAATAACCTACTAAGCGTGTAGCAACCATCACGTAAAGTGCCTTTACCGGTGCCAgcacggcggccgcggccccatGGTGTGCACCCGCGCTCGGCCGGTGCAGGGGCAGTGCCCGCGGGGGCCATGGCacctctgccccccccaaccccccgccCGCTCCCAGCTTTCCTCGCCCCCGCCACAGCCCTGCCCGAGCCCGGCAACGGCTGGCGCTTCGCGTGCACTCGTTAGCGTGGGACTAACCCTATTAATAAACCCGAAGCGAAGCTCTCAGAGTGGTCGTGGcggagcaggaggggaagtgctgTCCCGCTGTGAGCTCG
The sequence above is a segment of the Dromaius novaehollandiae isolate bDroNov1 chromosome 16, bDroNov1.hap1, whole genome shotgun sequence genome. Coding sequences within it:
- the KIAA1755 gene encoding uncharacterized protein KIAA1755 homolog isoform X1; amino-acid sequence: MDARSLDAAVQSALRALYPPFEATAPTVLGQVFRLLETSYRGDGLCCLLEFLIPAKRLFEHVRQAACAPYFNCVFLHEGWPLCLREKVVVHLAPLNPLLLRSGDFYLQAEPCGERAARLTVKHLSRDLRTVRETPVPEATYALLFTNEWLEEINCEHDGAPLHSCLVATEDGIAPLPWSRIATPEFVDKPDAGPGCARAGASSPTGVSPPVEASSPVEASSPVEASSPAGASSPTGAPSCGAPEAAAEPAPPDAPGPLCTADAPGLYSNIAGPVPGCKDAPQKSGPGKYPGLIKVDQLGPWKKPAALAVPSLREIVSRNLEGEYVDLLEPSREQRGLLARALPATRQAGTEAGLPRPAGAPGAEGWPCGPGPGSGGPCAPCLGRGLGGEPGCHGPRCRYRDSYLAALQNPVSFGPGLMAAILEEPDGPGHAPAPAAGKSPAQRWRRAGPGGSPAPLPRCPHARAEDAGKQGGLRLLKSPARSEAAGSGHRFSFLKGQRHGASPGDGAAGDRAAGHHEGPWKKMSAIYSPRMSRAKPAGKGPDPAAGGPTEDRSLQEPRRAEPGAARPPAWQELHAGLLLSGIVCLPGSTDKLGRALLQVTTSGSAWEAAWCSAGELARLVLYLCSLPRKEAKDGGLTVLVDARKQPPSPVLYAALGSVQSAAPGSIHALLLLAEKEPPAPRERLPGVQVETLPSLRALGRYVDSSQVTPDLDGTFPYRHSEWVQFFQKLHPFTAGLRQASALLRSCIQELRGAESPAGPQEVAARVARPQELMRRVLSDPQLLGLQRDGGALLARLRREAARLGASPHVRTSLEAAEGLYEQLEEDVHGLVSQSNRCLERLELLRRTRQLEAEFGELGRWLDGEAAARLQDMGARECGPDGFEETFGHFEEFLAQATARYHRGLALCQEAAEVQDSAFPEAEPFQAAAALFRTKLASFHAAAERRRAELAALQELRGFSSKVAWLRLAGTGCSARGQSQPGNLEALRGLESSLQRLSVDFSLEKLQEMQAHVRAMRSSGGPAAWAAARQRYREARQVLEEMLAELRQAWGADTPGEAAPAPGTAREPPAGSAAGSPRESRESQEGEAARRSRTPAGGSLPKPDRGASPAPGGSLSRPVRGCPRAPPAQTRCADRPRPTAPGEPPAEAAQYFQVSSRSSLSSDDSDSPASAEEAPAPPCPSAKPPRVLYLEKHRADGPAAAGAE